A stretch of Roseofilum casamattae BLCC-M143 DNA encodes these proteins:
- a CDS encoding XisI protein: protein MDILENYRELVRNILLKYAGYKPSNGNIEPGVIFDLERDRYELMHVGWDGQQRIHGSVVHIDIIDSKIWIQHDGTNIAIAEELVELGVPAEDIILGFHPPNVRQYTDFGVA, encoded by the coding sequence ATGGATATCTTAGAAAACTATCGCGAACTCGTGCGGAATATTTTGCTGAAATATGCCGGGTATAAACCATCGAATGGTAATATAGAGCCAGGGGTTATCTTCGATCTAGAACGCGATCGCTACGAACTCATGCATGTAGGTTGGGACGGACAACAGCGCATTCACGGTTCTGTGGTTCATATCGATATTATTGACAGCAAAATCTGGATCCAACATGACGGAACTAATATTGCGATCGCCGAAGAATTGGTTGAGTTAGGAGTTCCGGCAGAGGATATTATTTTAGGGTTCCATCCTCCCAATGTTCGCCAATATACTGATTTTGGCGTGGCTTAA
- a CDS encoding sirohydrochlorin chelatase — protein MQLQLRSPSIQLSPLPIQRPLLAIGHGSRDRQGREAFMEFVAAYEALDPSRPVIPCFLELTEPTILEGVARCVEQGYTEVSALPILLFAARHNKFDVTNALDAARREYPQVKYHYGRHFGITPSILDLWRDRLAAVDSSEYPRAETVLLFVGRGSSDPDANGDVAKLARMVWEGSGYQTVETCFIGITHPRLAEGFRRARLYQPKRIIVLPYFLFTGVLVKKIADITAQQQEAFPDISHVCLSEMGSNEHLMHLMRDREIETQLGQVQMNCELCKFRLAAVDSDNATGGHHHHHGHHHHHHGDNGHHHHHEPVDPYAEPEAYHERIWQVP, from the coding sequence ATGCAACTTCAACTGCGATCGCCTTCAATCCAACTTTCTCCATTACCCATCCAGCGACCGTTACTGGCCATCGGCCATGGCAGTCGCGATCGCCAAGGACGGGAGGCATTTATGGAATTTGTCGCCGCTTACGAAGCCTTAGACCCCTCTCGTCCGGTGATTCCTTGTTTTTTGGAGTTAACCGAACCGACCATCTTAGAGGGGGTTGCGCGGTGCGTGGAGCAGGGTTACACGGAGGTCTCCGCTCTCCCCATTTTACTGTTTGCCGCTCGCCACAATAAGTTCGACGTTACCAATGCTCTCGATGCGGCGCGGCGGGAATATCCCCAGGTGAAATATCACTACGGACGGCATTTCGGCATTACTCCCAGTATCCTCGATCTGTGGCGCGATCGCCTGGCTGCTGTCGATAGTTCCGAATATCCCCGCGCGGAAACCGTGCTCCTCTTTGTCGGACGGGGATCGAGCGACCCCGATGCTAATGGGGATGTGGCGAAATTAGCACGCATGGTTTGGGAAGGGAGCGGCTATCAAACCGTGGAAACTTGTTTTATCGGCATTACTCATCCCCGCTTAGCAGAAGGATTTCGCCGCGCGCGCCTCTATCAACCAAAGCGAATTATTGTTCTGCCCTATTTCCTCTTTACGGGGGTATTGGTCAAAAAAATTGCCGATATTACCGCCCAACAACAGGAAGCCTTCCCAGACATCTCCCATGTTTGCTTGTCGGAAATGGGTAGCAACGAGCATCTGATGCACTTAATGCGCGATCGCGAAATTGAAACTCAGTTAGGTCAAGTGCAGATGAACTGCGAGTTATGCAAATTTAGATTAGCTGCCGTAGACTCCGATAATGCCACCGGCGGACACCATCATCACCACGGTCATCATCATCACCATCACGGCGACAACGGTCATCATCATCATCACGAACCAGTCGATCCTTATGCCGAACCCGAAGCTTATCACGAACGCATTTGGCAAGTTCCATGA
- the sipA gene encoding regulatory protein SipA produces MNHTFNIGDRVRVVALPPYVKTAEPMPMLRPPDVIQLGEEGTILDARPGGYWGVRFARGAFLMDSQYIEKVSDSEDGE; encoded by the coding sequence ATGAATCATACCTTTAATATCGGCGATCGCGTGCGCGTGGTTGCCCTACCTCCCTATGTGAAAACTGCCGAACCCATGCCCATGCTCCGCCCTCCCGATGTCATTCAGCTCGGCGAAGAAGGAACCATCCTCGACGCTCGTCCTGGAGGATATTGGGGAGTGCGGTTCGCGCGCGGGGCATTTTTGATGGATAGTCAATACATCGAGAAAGTCTCGGACTCTGAGGATGGGGAATAG
- a CDS encoding phycobiliprotein lyase gives MDAMEFFQQSEGTWRSRRSTHHLAFRRAELGELEISVAALPQDDPRVKEICQMHEVNPEEAMGGALIKWHGSMGWDRDGEGHEDSTVMVLIPDDETRRHGKLLREKGYAEIVPVAGHYEMDEVDGLLLSTDYETMSASERFSFTSSDIRLRTSTVKRFGGFNTASFCIETRIGSAAEAGEVSIPEPIKAAWDKESAVSALGW, from the coding sequence ATGGATGCAATGGAATTTTTTCAGCAGAGTGAAGGAACCTGGCGATCGCGCCGTTCGACCCATCACCTCGCCTTTCGCCGCGCCGAACTCGGAGAACTCGAGATCTCCGTAGCCGCATTACCCCAAGACGATCCGAGAGTCAAAGAAATTTGCCAGATGCACGAAGTGAATCCCGAGGAAGCTATGGGAGGCGCGCTGATTAAATGGCATGGCAGCATGGGTTGGGACCGCGACGGCGAAGGCCATGAAGATTCAACTGTTATGGTATTGATTCCCGATGATGAAACTCGCAGGCACGGGAAACTGTTGCGGGAAAAAGGCTATGCCGAAATTGTTCCCGTAGCCGGACATTACGAAATGGACGAGGTTGATGGCTTGCTCTTAAGTACGGACTACGAAACCATGAGTGCGAGCGAGCGATTTTCCTTTACCTCCAGCGACATTCGCTTGCGCACGAGTACGGTAAAGCGATTTGGCGGATTTAATACTGCCTCGTTTTGCATTGAAACCCGGATCGGATCGGCAGCCGAAGCCGGAGAAGTTTCCATTCCAGAACCGATTAAAGCCGCTTGGGACAAAGAGTCTGCCGTTTCTGCTTTAGGATGGTAA
- a CDS encoding NblA/ycf18 family protein produces the protein MEMPGKLTLEQQFKMTVYRDQVQSLSQEEAQTYLLEVLRQMMVKDNIVKHLLKSA, from the coding sequence ATGGAAATGCCTGGAAAACTCACCTTAGAGCAACAGTTCAAGATGACAGTTTATCGAGATCAGGTTCAATCTTTAAGTCAAGAGGAAGCCCAGACTTATCTCCTCGAAGTGTTGCGTCAAATGATGGTCAAGGATAATATCGTTAAGCATTTACTGAAGAGTGCTTAA
- the recJ gene encoding single-stranded-DNA-specific exonuclease RecJ — MNDRAPSLSFAASGEHKITRRLIPNGRTVERGGGKVPQQRWQIFPTDGNVEEFAETLHLSPLIAKVLMNRGMKNLAAARVYLEPETRQMPHPETEFPDLTQSISLLEEAIARGDKIAICGDYDADGMTSTALLVRALNHLGAKVEYAIPSRMKEGYGINRRIVEEFHRDGVQLILTVDNGIAAYDPIARAVELGLKVIITDHHELPPKLPPATAILNPKLLAESSPYFGLAGVGVAYLLAITLAQKKLGGAKPIYPVCLELFTLGTIADLAPLTGVNRRWLKRGLSRLPQSKIPGIQALIQVSGVNDRQKSLKPEDIGFRLGPRINAIGRLADPQIAIELLTTDDPGIALEQAMKCEQINRRRQELCQQITEEAIALIQREQIPLYRDRILVLVQPDWHHGVIGIVASRLVERYGVPVFIGTNEDDGKIRGSARGIPEFHVFEALQFCDDLLGKYGGHQAAGGFSLPSANLPEFSNRLSDFAHQCLQPEWLKPLIKIDGMADFSELTFKLYEEIDRLHPCGIANDLPVFWTPNVRILEQKIVGKGHIKLTLVQEKTQSILKAIAWRWQDYYPLPMYVDLAYTLRQNHWNGQTTLELELVGARRSSIS; from the coding sequence ATGAACGATCGCGCTCCTTCCCTCTCCTTCGCTGCTTCTGGCGAGCATAAGATAACCAGACGACTTATTCCGAATGGGAGAACGGTAGAGCGAGGGGGTGGAAAAGTTCCGCAACAACGATGGCAGATATTTCCAACGGATGGGAATGTTGAAGAGTTTGCCGAGACACTGCATCTATCTCCGTTAATTGCGAAAGTTTTAATGAATCGCGGCATGAAGAACCTGGCAGCAGCGCGGGTTTATCTCGAGCCAGAAACGCGACAGATGCCCCATCCCGAAACAGAATTCCCCGATTTAACTCAGAGTATCAGTTTACTGGAGGAGGCGATCGCTCGAGGAGACAAAATTGCCATTTGCGGAGATTATGATGCCGATGGGATGACGAGTACGGCGCTGCTGGTACGGGCGCTCAACCATTTAGGTGCTAAGGTTGAATATGCCATTCCCAGTCGGATGAAAGAAGGTTACGGTATTAATCGCCGCATTGTGGAAGAATTCCATCGCGATGGAGTACAGTTAATTCTAACTGTAGATAATGGCATTGCCGCTTACGATCCTATCGCGCGCGCGGTGGAATTAGGACTGAAAGTTATTATTACCGATCACCACGAACTACCGCCCAAATTACCCCCCGCCACCGCAATTTTAAATCCGAAACTATTAGCAGAATCTTCCCCTTATTTTGGTTTAGCCGGAGTTGGAGTCGCCTACCTGCTTGCCATTACGCTAGCGCAAAAAAAACTGGGAGGAGCAAAGCCTATTTATCCTGTTTGTTTGGAATTATTTACCTTAGGAACCATCGCCGATCTCGCGCCCCTCACCGGAGTCAATCGTCGCTGGTTAAAACGAGGATTAAGCCGGTTACCCCAGTCGAAAATTCCGGGAATTCAAGCATTAATTCAAGTGTCTGGAGTTAACGATCGCCAAAAGTCATTAAAACCGGAAGATATTGGCTTTCGTTTGGGCCCCCGAATTAACGCCATCGGACGATTAGCCGATCCGCAAATTGCGATCGAGCTGTTGACGACAGACGATCCGGGCATTGCCTTAGAACAGGCGATGAAGTGCGAGCAAATTAACCGGCGGCGACAGGAATTATGCCAGCAAATTACGGAAGAGGCGATCGCATTAATTCAACGAGAACAAATTCCATTATATCGCGATCGTATTCTCGTTCTCGTCCAACCGGACTGGCATCATGGAGTAATTGGTATTGTTGCCTCTCGTTTGGTCGAACGGTATGGCGTTCCCGTCTTTATCGGTACCAATGAAGATGACGGAAAAATTCGCGGTTCGGCGCGCGGCATTCCCGAATTTCATGTCTTTGAAGCCTTGCAATTCTGCGACGATTTACTCGGGAAATATGGCGGACATCAAGCAGCGGGAGGCTTTTCTCTACCCAGTGCTAATCTACCTGAATTTTCCAATAGACTGAGCGATTTTGCCCATCAATGCTTGCAACCGGAATGGTTAAAACCCTTAATTAAAATTGACGGTATGGCGGACTTTTCCGAGCTAACCTTTAAATTATACGAGGAAATCGATCGCCTGCATCCTTGCGGTATCGCCAACGATCTGCCGGTATTTTGGACGCCTAACGTCCGCATCTTAGAACAAAAAATTGTCGGCAAAGGACATATTAAACTAACCTTAGTTCAGGAAAAGACGCAATCTATTTTAAAGGCGATCGCCTGGCGCTGGCAAGATTACTATCCTTTACCCATGTATGTCGATCTGGCCTACACGTTGCGCCAAAACCACTGGAACGGACAAACCACTCTCGAGTTAGAATTAGTTGGAGCGAGGCGATCGTCAATTTCATGA
- a CDS encoding XisH family protein, with product MPAKDIYHNLVVQLLIDEGWQITDDPLYLSYGGRDLFIDLGAEQNTIAAEKGDRKIAVEIKSFLKPSPVTDLGDALGQYGIYYSILAELQPERKLYLAVPQRAYKTILTEKLGQLIVKQWSLNLLVFDGEKRGNIQWIS from the coding sequence ATGCCTGCCAAAGATATCTACCACAATCTGGTTGTACAACTTTTGATTGATGAGGGTTGGCAAATTACTGACGATCCCCTGTACTTATCTTATGGAGGTCGAGACTTATTTATCGATCTGGGAGCAGAACAAAATACGATCGCGGCGGAAAAAGGCGATCGCAAAATTGCTGTCGAAATTAAAAGTTTTCTGAAACCTTCTCCAGTAACCGATCTTGGAGACGCTCTCGGACAATACGGAATTTACTATTCTATTCTGGCGGAACTCCAACCGGAACGAAAACTCTATCTTGCAGTTCCACAACGAGCTTATAAAACTATTTTAACTGAAAAACTAGGTCAACTGATTGTTAAGCAATGGAGCTTGAATCTTTTAGTATTTGATGGAGAGAAAAGGGGTAATATTCAATGGATATCTTAG
- a CDS encoding nucleotidyltransferase family protein, giving the protein MRLKNSETDLVGSQLSLAQIYQRLNTTPEEIVAFCQRWQLVEFALFGSILRDDFRSTGDNPSDVDVLFTYGANARKSLLLLVEMKYELEDLCDRNVDLVSKTALLQDHNHIRQGNILGSSRTIYGTR; this is encoded by the coding sequence ATGAGACTTAAAAATAGCGAAACCGATCTAGTAGGTTCCCAGTTATCTCTGGCTCAAATTTATCAGCGCCTCAATACCACGCCAGAAGAAATTGTAGCATTTTGTCAGCGCTGGCAACTGGTTGAGTTCGCTCTATTTGGTTCAATTTTGCGCGACGATTTCCGGAGTACGGGAGATAATCCTAGCGATGTTGATGTTTTATTTACTTATGGAGCTAATGCCCGGAAAAGTTTGCTTCTTTTGGTAGAAATGAAATATGAATTGGAAGATTTATGCGATCGCAACGTCGATCTGGTCAGCAAAACCGCTCTCTTGCAAGACCACAACCACATTCGGCAAGGTAATATTTTAGGTTCCTCAAGGACAATCTATGGAACGAGATAA
- a CDS encoding glycogen/starch/alpha-glucan phosphorylase — protein MNEPMIPQEQCPIQVEDDRTGMSVETLKRAFADNLFYLQGKYESVATADDFYMALAYTLRDRLLNRWLKTLKTYLENDVKTVYYLSAEFLMGRHLGNSLINLNLYDRIRQAVSESGLDLEEILEREPDPGLGNGGLGRLAACFLDSLATLEVPAVGYGIRYEFGIFHQMIQDGWQAEIPDKWLRLGNPWEIPRPDQSVEVKLGGHTESYRDAKGRTRMRWIPAKTVMGIPYDTPVPGYNTITVNPLRLWKAESSDDFDFGEFNAGNYDGAVSEKMRSETISKVLYPNDNTPQGKQLRLEQQFFFVACSLQDIIRTHLTRHKGLENLPERAAIQLNDTHPAVAIAEMMRLLVDEHGLDWNSAWRITQKTFAYTNHTLLPEALERWSVSLFEAVLPRHLEIIYEINFRFLEDVKQWYPNDTGLINRLSLIEEGDEKKVRMANLACVGSHAINGVAALHSELLKQDTLKDFYKLWPEKFYNKTNGVTPRRWILLSNPKLSELFTEKVGDGWLKDLDKLRQLEPLVNDAQFRARWRAIKQHNKNEMAEYIRTHNGLEINPESLFDIQVKRIHEYKRQHLNVLNIITLYNRIKQNPGLNIQPRTFIFGGKAAPGYWMAKLVIKLINSVAEVVNKDPDVRGRIKVVFLANFNASLGQRIYPAADLSEQISTAGKEASGTGNMKFAMNGAMTIGTLDGANIEIREEAGAENFFLFGLTAQEVKDLKKQGYKPWEYYEQNAELKQTIDRIGSGFFSHGDRNLFKPLVDSLMYNDPYMLFADYQSYVDCQDKVDAAYADKESWTKMSILNSIRMSKFSSDRTISEYCKEIWKVDPVTIESEEYNQASAGLNIPQKV, from the coding sequence ATGAACGAACCGATGATTCCTCAAGAACAATGCCCGATCCAGGTTGAAGACGACCGGACGGGAATGAGTGTCGAAACCCTCAAACGTGCCTTTGCAGACAACCTATTCTACTTACAAGGGAAATATGAATCTGTAGCAACAGCGGATGACTTCTATATGGCTCTCGCCTATACTTTACGCGATCGCCTGCTCAACCGTTGGCTGAAAACTCTGAAAACCTATCTCGAAAACGACGTCAAGACCGTTTACTATCTCTCGGCTGAGTTTCTCATGGGTCGGCATTTAGGGAATAGTTTGATTAACTTAAACCTCTACGATCGCATCCGCCAAGCCGTGAGCGAATCGGGTTTGGATCTCGAAGAAATATTGGAGAGAGAACCCGATCCGGGTTTAGGTAACGGAGGTTTGGGTCGATTGGCAGCCTGTTTCCTCGACTCCCTGGCGACCTTAGAGGTTCCGGCAGTCGGTTATGGAATTCGCTATGAATTTGGCATTTTTCACCAAATGATTCAAGACGGATGGCAGGCAGAAATTCCGGATAAGTGGTTGCGCTTGGGCAATCCTTGGGAAATTCCCCGTCCCGATCAATCCGTGGAAGTGAAGCTCGGCGGCCATACAGAATCCTATCGAGATGCGAAAGGACGGACGCGAATGCGTTGGATTCCGGCGAAAACGGTGATGGGGATTCCCTACGATACTCCGGTTCCCGGTTACAATACGATTACGGTGAACCCGTTGCGTTTGTGGAAGGCAGAGTCGAGCGATGATTTCGATTTCGGCGAGTTTAATGCCGGGAACTACGACGGCGCCGTCTCCGAGAAAATGCGGTCTGAGACAATTTCCAAGGTTCTCTATCCGAATGACAATACGCCGCAAGGGAAACAGTTGCGGTTAGAACAACAGTTTTTCTTCGTGGCCTGTTCGTTGCAAGATATTATTCGCACTCACTTGACGCGACACAAAGGGTTGGAGAATCTGCCCGAGAGAGCGGCCATTCAACTGAATGATACCCACCCGGCAGTGGCGATCGCCGAAATGATGCGCTTGCTGGTGGACGAACACGGTCTCGATTGGAATAGTGCTTGGCGGATTACGCAAAAAACATTTGCTTATACCAACCATACCTTGTTGCCGGAAGCCTTGGAACGCTGGTCGGTCAGTTTGTTTGAAGCCGTCCTCCCCCGACATCTGGAGATTATTTACGAAATTAATTTCCGTTTCTTAGAAGATGTGAAGCAATGGTATCCCAACGATACAGGGTTAATTAATCGCTTGTCTCTGATTGAAGAAGGAGATGAGAAGAAAGTGCGCATGGCAAATTTGGCCTGCGTCGGTTCTCATGCGATTAATGGCGTCGCCGCATTGCACAGCGAGTTGTTGAAACAAGATACTCTCAAAGATTTCTACAAGCTGTGGCCGGAGAAGTTCTACAACAAAACCAATGGGGTCACTCCGCGCCGTTGGATTTTGTTGAGCAACCCGAAACTCTCGGAGTTATTCACCGAGAAAGTTGGGGATGGCTGGTTAAAAGATCTCGATAAACTGCGGCAGTTAGAACCGTTAGTGAATGATGCCCAATTCCGCGCCCGGTGGCGTGCGATTAAGCAGCATAATAAAAATGAGATGGCTGAGTATATTCGCACCCACAATGGGTTGGAGATTAACCCCGAGTCGTTGTTTGATATTCAGGTGAAGCGGATTCACGAGTACAAGCGCCAACATTTGAACGTGTTGAATATTATTACGCTCTATAACCGGATTAAACAGAATCCAGGTTTGAACATTCAACCGAGGACGTTTATCTTTGGCGGCAAGGCGGCTCCGGGATACTGGATGGCGAAATTGGTCATTAAGTTGATTAATTCCGTTGCTGAGGTGGTGAATAAAGATCCGGACGTGCGCGGTCGGATTAAGGTGGTATTTTTAGCCAACTTTAATGCGTCTTTGGGTCAGCGGATTTATCCGGCGGCAGATTTGTCCGAACAAATTTCTACGGCGGGGAAAGAGGCTTCTGGGACTGGCAATATGAAATTTGCCATGAATGGAGCGATGACTATTGGCACGTTGGATGGTGCGAATATTGAGATTCGCGAAGAAGCTGGCGCGGAGAATTTCTTCTTGTTTGGTTTAACCGCGCAAGAGGTGAAAGATCTGAAGAAACAAGGGTATAAGCCTTGGGAGTATTACGAGCAAAATGCGGAGCTAAAGCAAACCATCGACCGGATTGGATCGGGTTTCTTTTCTCATGGCGATCGCAATTTGTTCAAGCCATTAGTCGATTCGTTGATGTACAACGATCCCTATATGCTGTTTGCCGACTATCAATCTTATGTGGATTGCCAAGATAAGGTGGATGCGGCTTATGCAGATAAGGAAAGCTGGACGAAAATGTCGATTCTCAATTCGATTCGCATGAGTAAGTTTTCCAGCGATCGCACCATTTCTGAATATTGCAAGGAGATTTGGAAAGTAGACCCAGTAACGATTGAGTCGGAGGAATACAATCAAGCTTCTGCGGGTTTAAATATTCCGCAAAAGGTGTAA
- the gltD gene encoding glutamate synthase small subunit — protein sequence MGKATGFMEYLREVAAEVSPKERIANWDEFHLHMDEERLRTQGARCMDCGTPFCHTGMEINRAASGCPINNLIPEWNDLVYRGLWEEALARLHKTNNFPEFTGRVCPAPCEGACVLGIINPPVTIKNIEYSIAEKGWEEGWIAPSLPQRRTGKKVAIVGSGPAGLSAAAQLNSAGHWVTVYEREDRPGGLLMYGIPNMKLDKKEVVSRRLGVLEAEGVTFVCNTEVGKDVPVQNLVNDFDAVILCTGSTRPRNLEIEGRELEGIHFAMEFLTGNTRTVLEGQQTSDFLSAAGKDVVIIGGGDTGTDCVGTSMRHGCNSVTQLEIMPKPPEVRAANNPWPEWPKIYRLDYGQEEAAAVFGEEPRVYTTTATRFEGDEQGKVKAVHTVEVEWQRDENGRFTPKPIAGTEKVCPAQLVLLAMGFLGPEQPIIDALGLEQDARTNVKAAHEDYATSIPGVFAAGDCRRGQSLVVWAINEGRGVARECDRFLMGTTDLP from the coding sequence ATGGGAAAAGCCACCGGTTTCATGGAATACCTGCGGGAAGTCGCCGCAGAAGTCTCCCCAAAAGAACGCATCGCCAACTGGGATGAATTTCATCTGCATATGGACGAAGAGCGCTTGCGAACTCAGGGCGCTCGCTGCATGGACTGCGGTACGCCCTTTTGCCATACGGGAATGGAAATTAATCGCGCCGCGAGTGGTTGTCCGATTAATAACTTAATCCCGGAATGGAATGACTTAGTCTATCGCGGATTATGGGAAGAAGCTCTCGCGCGGTTGCACAAAACCAATAATTTTCCCGAGTTTACCGGACGGGTTTGTCCCGCACCTTGCGAAGGTGCTTGCGTTTTGGGCATTATCAATCCTCCGGTGACGATTAAGAATATCGAGTATTCCATCGCCGAGAAAGGTTGGGAAGAAGGTTGGATCGCGCCCAGTTTACCGCAACGGCGGACGGGGAAAAAAGTTGCGATCGTTGGTTCGGGACCTGCGGGACTCTCTGCTGCGGCTCAGTTGAATAGTGCCGGTCACTGGGTTACGGTGTACGAGCGGGAAGACCGTCCCGGTGGGTTGCTCATGTATGGCATCCCTAACATGAAACTGGATAAGAAAGAGGTGGTCTCGCGCCGGCTGGGAGTCTTGGAAGCAGAGGGAGTAACCTTTGTTTGCAATACGGAGGTGGGTAAAGACGTTCCCGTACAAAATTTGGTGAATGACTTTGATGCGGTTATTCTCTGCACCGGTTCGACTCGTCCGCGCAACTTGGAGATAGAAGGACGGGAGTTAGAAGGGATTCATTTTGCTATGGAGTTCCTCACTGGGAATACGCGCACGGTGCTGGAAGGCCAGCAAACCAGCGATTTTCTTTCCGCTGCAGGTAAGGATGTGGTCATTATCGGTGGCGGGGATACGGGGACGGACTGTGTCGGAACTTCCATGCGCCACGGATGCAACAGCGTTACTCAGTTGGAGATTATGCCGAAACCGCCAGAAGTGCGCGCGGCAAATAATCCCTGGCCGGAATGGCCGAAAATCTATCGCTTGGACTACGGTCAGGAGGAAGCCGCAGCGGTCTTCGGCGAGGAGCCACGGGTGTATACGACGACGGCGACTCGGTTTGAGGGCGACGAGCAAGGTAAAGTGAAAGCGGTACATACCGTAGAAGTAGAATGGCAACGAGATGAGAACGGCCGCTTTACTCCCAAACCTATTGCAGGCACGGAAAAGGTATGTCCGGCGCAACTGGTACTCTTAGCCATGGGTTTCCTCGGACCGGAACAACCGATAATTGATGCGTTGGGTTTAGAGCAAGATGCTCGCACTAATGTGAAAGCTGCTCATGAGGATTATGCCACCAGCATTCCCGGTGTTTTTGCTGCTGGAGACTGTCGGCGCGGTCAGAGTTTGGTGGTTTGGGCGATAAATGAAGGTCGGGGAGTGGCGCGAGAGTGCGATCGCTTTTTGATGGGAACGACCGATCTGCCTTAG